In Arachis hypogaea cultivar Tifrunner chromosome 17, arahy.Tifrunner.gnm2.J5K5, whole genome shotgun sequence, a single window of DNA contains:
- the LOC112766068 gene encoding large ribosomal subunit protein bL9c isoform X2 — translation MNARSSRLHTIFRMVKEEAQQLAQIFETVRSFKVKQKCGKGKLIFGSVTAQDLVDIIKAQLQREVGKRIVELLEIHETGEYIAELKLYPEVTVRIRLNVFAN, via the exons ATGAACGCTAGGAGTAGCAGATTGCATACAATATTTAGAATG GTAAAAGAAGAGGCACAACAACTTGCTCAAATTTTTGAAACAGTTAGGTCTTTCAAGGTGAAGCAGAAATGTGGTAAAGGAAAACTAATTTTTGGAAG TGTTACAGCTCAAGATCTTGTTGACATTATCAAGGCGCAGCTTCAAAG GGAGGTGGGCAAGAGAATTGTCGAACTTCTAGAGATACATGAAACCGGAGAATATATCGCAGAGTTAAAGCTTTATCCGGAAGTTACAGTGAGAATAAGGTTGAATGTCTTTGCTAACTAA
- the LOC112766068 gene encoding large ribosomal subunit protein bL9c isoform X1 gives MKLEEERIEAEKNLVKEEAQQLAQIFETVRSFKVKQKCGKGKLIFGSVTAQDLVDIIKAQLQREVGKRIVELLEIHETGEYIAELKLYPEVTVRIRLNVFAN, from the exons ATGAAGTTAGAGGAAGAAAGAATTGAGGCTGAGAAAAATCTG GTAAAAGAAGAGGCACAACAACTTGCTCAAATTTTTGAAACAGTTAGGTCTTTCAAGGTGAAGCAGAAATGTGGTAAAGGAAAACTAATTTTTGGAAG TGTTACAGCTCAAGATCTTGTTGACATTATCAAGGCGCAGCTTCAAAG GGAGGTGGGCAAGAGAATTGTCGAACTTCTAGAGATACATGAAACCGGAGAATATATCGCAGAGTTAAAGCTTTATCCGGAAGTTACAGTGAGAATAAGGTTGAATGTCTTTGCTAACTAA
- the LOC112766820 gene encoding uncharacterized protein — MNGRERETQRRCRWARVAAGRVLAAAAIATQPLSGCHRRRARQKRGREQRREEACQPHRRRHARKYRGSPLLPALSDLCHRTRPSRRHWSREWRREKRHERERHGVAVVVEWLGLPSSRLKGGVTDIPDSSFPCVPNSIFETYYHLYPEPLMSPLRR, encoded by the exons ATGAACGGAAGAGAAAGGGAGACCCAGAGGAGGTGCCGCTGGGCCAGAGTTGCCGCTGGGAGGGTCCTCGCCGCTGCCGCTATAGCCACGCAGCCGCTGTCTGGTTGTCATCGTCGTCGCGCTCGCCAGAAACGAGGCAGAGAGCAGCGCCGAGAGGAAGCCTGTCAACCCCATCGCCGCCGTCATGCTCGCAAGTATAGAGGAAGCCCGTTGCTGCCAGCTTTGTCGGATCTCTGTCATCGAACCCGTCCTTCGCGCCGCCATTGGAGTCGCGAATGGAGGAGGGAGAAGAGGCACGAAAGGGAGCGTCACGGTGTTGCCGTGGTCGTCGAGTGGCTGGGCTTGCCATCGTCGCGTTTGAAGGGAGGCGTCACTGATATACCCGACAGCAGCTTCCCCTGCGTTCCCAATTCCATTTTTGAAACT TATTATCATCTTTATCCGGAACCACTGATGTCACCGCTACGGAGATGA